A single window of Thiovulum sp. ES DNA harbors:
- a CDS encoding putative phage-encoded protein (PFAM: Phage regulatory protein Rha (Phage_pRha)), with amino-acid sequence MSILPQENSIIELVEGEPRVSHRVIAEHTSNKEVSVRNLINKYRERIEKIGNLHFKNEGLKRATKDGKSRGKVQNVTYFLNEPQSTFLMTLLKNSETVVDFKFRLVDDFFKMRKLLENQNFSGNPRNEILQLEKEMIGLKTAIDILRPSEASKIGMTKTLYKDLDLRTLYLPEYSDENHTYSAKALLEKFGIKISVQQFNKEMILAGLLEIKTRRSSKYLTEKDEDGNEIKIPLLKEFKSLTEKGLKFGKNLISPKNQLESQPHYFEKSFPELLQLLKI; translated from the coding sequence GTGAGTATTTTACCACAAGAAAATTCGATTATAGAATTAGTAGAGGGTGAGCCAAGAGTTTCTCACCGAGTTATCGCTGAGCATACAAGCAACAAAGAGGTTTCAGTTCGGAACTTGATTAACAAGTATCGAGAAAGAATTGAGAAGATTGGAAACCTTCATTTTAAAAATGAGGGTTTAAAAAGAGCGACAAAAGACGGAAAGTCAAGAGGTAAAGTTCAAAATGTTACCTACTTCTTAAATGAACCTCAATCAACTTTCTTGATGACTCTCTTAAAGAATTCGGAAACGGTTGTTGATTTTAAATTTCGACTTGTTGATGACTTTTTCAAAATGAGAAAACTTTTGGAAAATCAAAATTTTTCTGGAAATCCTCGAAATGAGATTTTGCAACTTGAAAAAGAGATGATCGGTTTGAAAACTGCGATTGATATTTTGCGACCAAGTGAAGCTTCAAAAATTGGAATGACAAAAACTCTTTATAAAGATTTAGATTTAAGAACTTTATATTTGCCAGAATATTCTGATGAAAATCACACTTATTCAGCAAAAGCACTTTTAGAAAAATTTGGAATTAAAATTTCTGTTCAGCAATTTAACAAAGAAATGATTTTGGCGGGTTTATTGGAAATAAAAACACGGCGAAGCTCAAAATATTTGACTGAAAAAGATGAAGATGGAAATGAAATCAAAATTCCACTTTTGAAAGAATTTAAGTCTCTCACAGAAAAAGGTTTGAAGTTTGGCAAAAATCTGATTTCACCAAAAAACCAACTTGAGTCTCAACCACACTATTTTGAAAAGTCATTTCCAGAACTTTTACAACTTCTCAAAATCTAA